Proteins encoded in a region of the Chryseobacterium piperi genome:
- a CDS encoding putative porin: MKYIFLIILFFGSLSKAQVVNKTDANTLEKKPEDTLVIDSGKKDSLKIFKPTINDYLYQTQFSEKKIFDTVMTVDKTYVFTQYNNRDNFGRAQLPNIGAGFNPLSYEVNAEQNLSLLPSNKSYGILGIDDIKYYDVKTPTATFVYHNSMRNGAALKSTYTQNIGKRFNFALEYMGLRSQGLYRNSLAANNNTLFSGHYVSKSGNYELFAHYLHQNVNNQENGGIAVDSLFQNGDSNSRNRQNMQVNLAGSSSQFAYRRYYLSHQFTPFNSEKFPFRIRHTISNQGNKYFYAQGGLENYWFDSPAEIVGNFPLSTKKYSNNLSNTVSLVWDNEKFKLDVGVRYQMIKFGATQINLPILAIPNEIKENRIGAVGNLQVKLLNKIQLNSFLEFSNGSQFGSYIKTTNNLKFEPIKDYFVNAKVNFQSAYPSFNYILNTSVYNNFNYYLGDAKNQSITEIGGNINLKWFKTELFVNYFRIDNYTYLDAAAMPRQSQSSLNISQIGGDATFSFGKYHLNTRVQFQNALTNKELYPMPGFIGRANFFYQTKAFKNAAEIQAGLKVYYFSKFASREYFPILNEYILPNANSFSIGGQPIADIYINMKVKKMFFFIEGQQIGTLISSNKAYAFPHYPVYDFRLNLGIVWYLFN, from the coding sequence ATGAAATACATATTTCTTATAATCCTTTTCTTTGGTAGTCTTTCTAAAGCACAGGTAGTTAATAAAACGGACGCTAATACGCTTGAGAAAAAACCGGAAGATACATTAGTGATCGACTCAGGGAAAAAAGATTCTTTAAAGATATTTAAGCCTACAATCAATGACTATTTGTATCAGACTCAATTTTCTGAGAAAAAGATATTTGATACGGTCATGACTGTTGATAAGACTTATGTCTTCACGCAATATAATAACAGGGATAATTTTGGGAGAGCCCAGCTTCCGAATATAGGAGCAGGATTTAATCCTCTTTCTTACGAAGTCAATGCAGAACAAAATTTATCTTTACTTCCTTCTAATAAATCCTACGGAATTCTGGGGATTGATGATATTAAGTATTATGATGTAAAAACACCGACAGCGACATTCGTTTATCATAATTCAATGAGAAATGGTGCTGCGCTAAAATCGACCTATACCCAAAATATTGGGAAGAGATTTAATTTTGCTTTAGAATATATGGGACTTCGTTCACAAGGCCTTTACAGAAATTCATTGGCCGCTAATAATAATACTTTATTCTCCGGGCATTATGTCAGTAAAAGTGGAAATTACGAATTATTTGCCCACTACCTGCATCAAAATGTAAACAATCAGGAAAATGGAGGGATAGCAGTTGATAGTCTTTTTCAAAACGGAGACAGCAACTCCAGAAACAGGCAAAATATGCAGGTGAATCTTGCAGGATCAAGCTCGCAGTTTGCGTATAGGAGGTATTATTTAAGCCATCAGTTTACTCCATTCAATTCAGAAAAATTTCCTTTTAGAATACGTCATACAATTTCTAATCAAGGAAATAAATATTTTTATGCTCAGGGAGGTTTAGAGAATTATTGGTTTGATTCACCTGCTGAAATTGTGGGTAACTTTCCCCTTTCAACCAAAAAGTACTCCAATAATTTAAGCAATACCGTAAGTCTGGTCTGGGATAATGAAAAATTCAAACTAGATGTTGGTGTGCGCTATCAGATGATAAAATTTGGAGCGACACAAATTAACTTACCTATTTTAGCAATTCCTAATGAAATTAAAGAGAACAGGATAGGGGCAGTAGGAAATCTCCAGGTAAAACTTTTAAATAAGATCCAGCTAAACTCATTTCTTGAATTTTCAAATGGGAGCCAGTTTGGAAGTTATATAAAAACAACCAATAATTTAAAGTTCGAGCCGATTAAAGATTATTTTGTGAATGCTAAAGTAAACTTTCAAAGTGCTTATCCATCATTTAATTACATTTTAAATACATCGGTATACAATAATTTTAATTATTACCTTGGGGATGCCAAAAATCAGTCTATTACTGAAATTGGTGGGAATATCAATTTAAAATGGTTTAAGACCGAATTATTTGTAAACTATTTCAGAATTGATAATTATACTTATTTAGATGCTGCGGCAATGCCTAGACAAAGCCAAAGCTCATTGAATATTTCTCAGATAGGAGGTGATGCAACGTTCAGCTTTGGAAAATATCATTTAAATACGAGAGTGCAGTTTCAGAATGCATTGACGAATAAAGAATTGTATCCAATGCCTGGTTTTATTGGTAGAGCTAACTTCTTTTATCAGACCAAAGCATTTAAAAATGCAGCTGAAATACAGGCGGGGTTAAAAGTATATTATTTCTCGAAATTTGCTTCCAGAGAATATTTCCCGATTCTTAACGAATATATATTACCTAATGCCAATTCATTTTCAATCGGTGGACAGCCTATTGCCGATATTTATATTAATATGAAAGTGAAAAAAATGTTCTTCTTTATTGAAGGACAGCAGATAGGGACTCTTATTTCATCAAATAAAGCCTATGCTTTTCCACACTATCCGGTTTATGACTTTAGACTGAATCTTGGAATTGTTTGGTATTTGTTCAACTAA
- a CDS encoding RagB/SusD family nutrient uptake outer membrane protein yields the protein MKKIINAVILVSSLFLVSCRNDLLEPYTPGSLEEEEALTTSNDISLVMNSAYLLLTDRTESVFASVFTDEVGIGYANGGQGITTEYIFFMNSGQSSPIRLWNETYFALARINRVLSYVDKITPVNTTDARRIANLKAQALTVRAYCHLKLMSYFSTNLKDENAPAAVLANRVFLLEEKQNPRATNGEFYSFIHEDLNNAISIFTNNSIAFVNIYANINFARGLKARAFAYKGDYTNAEIWADTVITSSGLTLATQDEYRKLFFNDTQPENSEVIFKFKRTNNQNSQANNLHNGWCSIRPNLAGSPFYEVGRSLHNLLNPNNLRDSLIRTLPDVRANVIIAPSSVVDPNYATSPDYRNSDRLIINKHGGVESGTQTAATTANNGFNNDIKVMRLSEMYMIKAEARTAAGDLAGAALAVKTLLDARFSTPQMVPAFTNATQAWREILKQRRIEFAYEGYRYIDLKRLGTLAGVGIDRDPADYSSSSANYPAGNPSNLPMSSYKWTLPIPQDEINVNKVIQQNPGY from the coding sequence ATGAAAAAAATAATAAATGCAGTAATTTTAGTGAGTAGCCTATTTTTAGTTTCTTGTAGAAACGATTTGTTGGAACCATATACACCAGGCTCTCTAGAGGAAGAAGAAGCATTAACCACAAGTAATGATATTAGTCTGGTTATGAACTCAGCCTATCTGTTGCTTACTGACAGAACAGAGTCTGTTTTCGCATCTGTTTTTACGGATGAAGTAGGGATAGGTTATGCCAATGGAGGTCAGGGCATTACCACTGAATATATTTTCTTTATGAATTCCGGACAATCAAGTCCCATAAGGCTATGGAATGAAACTTATTTTGCACTTGCAAGGATTAATAGAGTTCTTTCATATGTAGATAAAATTACTCCGGTAAATACTACAGATGCAAGGAGAATTGCTAACTTGAAGGCTCAGGCATTAACGGTGAGGGCATATTGTCATTTAAAGTTGATGTCATATTTTTCTACGAACCTTAAAGATGAGAATGCACCTGCTGCTGTTTTAGCCAATCGGGTATTTTTGTTAGAAGAAAAGCAAAATCCAAGAGCAACGAATGGTGAGTTTTATTCATTTATTCACGAAGATTTAAACAATGCGATTTCTATATTTACAAATAATAGTATTGCTTTTGTAAATATTTATGCCAATATCAACTTTGCAAGAGGATTAAAAGCAAGAGCTTTTGCTTATAAGGGAGACTATACGAATGCTGAGATTTGGGCTGATACGGTAATCACAAGCTCGGGGCTTACTTTAGCGACTCAAGATGAGTACCGAAAACTATTTTTTAACGATACGCAACCCGAAAACTCTGAGGTGATTTTTAAATTTAAAAGAACAAATAATCAAAATTCTCAGGCCAATAATCTTCATAATGGATGGTGCTCCATAAGACCCAATTTGGCAGGTTCTCCTTTTTATGAAGTGGGTCGATCCTTACATAATTTATTAAATCCCAATAATTTACGGGATTCTTTAATAAGAACCTTGCCTGATGTTCGAGCAAATGTTATTATTGCTCCGTCATCAGTTGTAGATCCAAATTATGCAACTTCCCCGGATTACAGAAATAGTGATCGATTAATTATCAACAAGCACGGCGGGGTAGAATCAGGAACTCAAACTGCTGCAACTACTGCTAATAATGGTTTTAATAATGACATCAAAGTAATGAGATTGTCAGAAATGTATATGATTAAAGCAGAAGCCAGAACGGCAGCAGGAGATTTAGCAGGAGCGGCTTTAGCTGTCAAGACTTTGTTGGATGCTCGTTTTTCAACTCCTCAGATGGTGCCTGCATTTACAAATGCGACACAAGCCTGGAGAGAAATTCTTAAGCAAAGAAGAATTGAGTTTGCATATGAGGGATACAGGTACATCGATTTGAAAAGACTTGGTACTTTGGCTGGAGTTGGAATTGATCGGGATCCTGCTGATTATTCTTCCAGTTCTGCAAACTATCCGGCGGGTAACCCTTCCAACCTTCCGATGAGTAGCTATAAGTGGACACTTCCAATTCCTCAGGATGAAATTAATGTAAATAAAGTCATTCAGCAAAACCCCGGATATTAA
- a CDS encoding SusC/RagA family TonB-linked outer membrane protein, translated as MNVKLHVFSVAALFFTGSTLFAQRAKNDTLQREAKIEEVVVQGYRTVTKKTAVTSTASISSETIENRPNANVMNVVQGQLAGVNITASSGQPGARPQVVIRGVGTYGANTDPLYVIDGFPSNSDSFRSLNPNDIESMQVLKDATSIAEYGNRGSNGVIVIKTKQGRYGAGRLNFNYSSQLGVSFLQNQRYNYADSKQLLTLEKRYGIGQGSTMSDDAIANFGINTNWVDYFFRPAILSSHTLGVETGGQNFNSYTSVGYLNQDGLLETTGLQRFNVRSNINGRSENNKFKYYLGIAAGFSKNNEATSLGTGAINRNYVTGAYLGAPYVSPSQYQNSRQLHQLYQANGTLLYTPLMLVDKLTQYYNLTDETRLDFTSEVSYKIVKDLTAKMRVNAQLLSTRFTQSEFPNSFNALLFQASGQEFTGFEDINNRREFTYNNLVGLDYSKVFGNHTFNVSGNLEYNFANLQTDNMRQRGLNPKTFVPGSGSGYVGDMSTNDFYVPIISSGQIRYNLISYFGNFDYDYKKKYGFVATVRRDGTSRFIGDLQWGTFWSLGGRWNISEENFLKNVSFINELKIRGSIGTVGNQRIVEGTVFAGLNPPRYTDIYSIPSAASSTYNGSQTYNISFGDPQLRWETTKTYNIGLDWELYKRRFRGSFDYYNKKTIDLFMPDPTAPILGVRSIIRNTDATMLNKGLELNLAFDILKNENITLTVRANAAMNEQTFDNYPLGLIDTRLNDRANPIYRSQNGSLPYLPYVYRYLGVNPENGNLLFEDINGNPTENPTDADRKLAKYNYFPKYQGGFGFDFDWKGFFLSTTFTFVSNVSRFDDDLANAMDPSNLGTFNVSRDLLNAWTPNNRNTDVPALNAANLAADVNSDRFLVNASYVRLRNAQLGYRLPKSVIQGTFIKDLSIILQGENIYTWTKWRGFDPESSRNADLYQYPTPRTYTLGVNVKF; from the coding sequence ATGAATGTAAAACTACATGTGTTTAGTGTTGCAGCTTTATTTTTTACCGGCTCAACACTATTTGCCCAAAGGGCAAAAAATGATACCCTCCAAAGGGAGGCTAAGATTGAAGAAGTTGTTGTGCAGGGGTACAGAACGGTTACTAAAAAAACGGCTGTAACCTCGACCGCATCTATTAGTAGCGAGACAATAGAAAACAGGCCCAATGCAAATGTCATGAATGTTGTTCAAGGGCAGCTTGCAGGGGTTAATATTACAGCAAGTTCGGGGCAACCTGGAGCAAGGCCTCAGGTAGTTATTAGAGGAGTAGGTACGTACGGAGCAAATACAGATCCGTTATATGTTATTGATGGCTTTCCATCGAATAGTGATTCTTTCAGATCTTTAAATCCGAATGATATTGAAAGCATGCAGGTGCTTAAAGATGCCACTTCAATTGCTGAATATGGAAATAGAGGATCCAATGGTGTTATAGTGATTAAAACCAAGCAAGGAAGATATGGAGCAGGAAGATTAAATTTTAATTATTCAAGTCAGCTTGGAGTGTCCTTTCTACAAAATCAAAGATATAATTATGCTGATTCCAAGCAGTTGTTGACATTAGAAAAGAGATATGGAATTGGTCAGGGGTCAACCATGTCAGATGATGCTATTGCCAATTTTGGGATTAATACGAACTGGGTAGATTACTTCTTTAGACCTGCTATTTTATCAAGCCATACATTGGGAGTTGAAACGGGAGGTCAAAATTTCAACTCATATACTTCTGTGGGCTATCTTAATCAAGATGGTCTTTTGGAAACCACAGGTTTGCAAAGGTTTAATGTGAGATCTAATATTAACGGAAGATCAGAAAATAATAAGTTTAAGTATTATCTTGGTATTGCAGCTGGTTTTTCAAAAAATAATGAAGCAACTAGCCTGGGAACTGGAGCCATTAATAGGAATTACGTTACAGGAGCTTATTTAGGGGCTCCTTATGTCTCTCCTTCCCAATATCAGAATTCGCGACAGTTGCACCAGTTATATCAGGCTAACGGGACTTTGCTGTATACGCCTTTAATGTTGGTAGATAAATTAACCCAATATTATAATTTAACTGATGAGACAAGGCTGGATTTTACATCGGAAGTTTCTTATAAAATAGTGAAAGACCTTACCGCTAAAATGAGAGTCAATGCTCAACTATTAAGTACAAGGTTCACCCAATCTGAGTTTCCAAACTCTTTTAACGCTTTATTATTTCAGGCATCTGGTCAAGAATTTACAGGGTTTGAGGATATTAATAATAGAAGAGAATTTACATATAATAATTTGGTAGGTTTAGATTATTCTAAAGTATTTGGAAATCATACTTTCAATGTATCAGGAAATTTAGAGTATAATTTTGCCAATTTACAGACTGATAATATGAGGCAAAGAGGACTCAATCCAAAAACATTTGTTCCAGGTTCAGGTTCAGGCTATGTTGGCGATATGTCTACTAATGATTTTTATGTTCCTATAATTTCTTCAGGACAGATTAGATATAATCTGATTTCTTATTTTGGGAATTTTGATTATGATTACAAAAAGAAGTATGGGTTTGTTGCTACGGTAAGAAGAGATGGAACAAGCAGGTTTATTGGGGATTTGCAATGGGGAACATTCTGGTCTCTAGGGGGAAGATGGAATATAAGTGAAGAGAATTTTCTGAAAAATGTTTCATTTATTAATGAATTAAAGATCAGGGGGTCTATTGGAACAGTTGGAAATCAGAGGATTGTTGAGGGAACTGTTTTCGCAGGGTTAAATCCACCAAGATATACCGATATATATTCAATCCCTTCAGCAGCTAGCAGTACTTATAATGGTTCACAAACTTATAATATTTCGTTCGGAGATCCTCAATTAAGATGGGAGACGACTAAAACCTATAATATTGGATTGGATTGGGAATTGTATAAGAGACGGTTTAGGGGATCTTTTGATTATTACAATAAAAAAACGATTGATTTATTTATGCCAGATCCAACTGCACCGATTTTAGGCGTTCGGTCTATAATCCGAAACACAGATGCTACTATGCTCAACAAGGGATTAGAACTTAATTTAGCTTTTGATATCCTAAAAAATGAGAATATTACTTTAACAGTAAGGGCTAATGCTGCAATGAACGAACAAACATTTGATAATTATCCGCTGGGATTAATAGATACAAGGCTAAATGATAGAGCTAACCCAATTTACCGTTCTCAAAATGGAAGTTTGCCTTATTTGCCTTATGTATATCGTTACCTGGGTGTAAATCCTGAAAACGGAAATCTTTTATTTGAAGATATTAATGGAAATCCTACTGAAAACCCTACTGATGCCGATAGAAAACTGGCGAAATATAATTATTTTCCAAAATACCAAGGAGGGTTCGGATTTGATTTTGATTGGAAAGGGTTCTTTCTTAGTACAACCTTTACATTTGTTTCCAATGTATCGAGATTTGATGATGATTTAGCTAATGCTATGGATCCTTCAAATTTAGGAACATTCAATGTATCAAGAGATTTGCTGAATGCCTGGACTCCCAATAACAGAAATACGGATGTGCCGGCGCTGAATGCAGCCAATCTAGCGGCTGATGTTAATTCAGATCGATTCCTGGTCAATGCATCATATGTAAGATTGAGAAATGCTCAATTGGGATATAGGCTTCCTAAAAGTGTTATTCAGGGTACTTTTATCAAAGATCTTTCTATCATCTTACAAGGTGAAAATATTTACACATGGACAAAATGGAGAGGTTTTGATCCTGAAAGCAGCAGGAATGCTGATCTCTATCAGTACCCAACCCCAAGAACGTACACCTTAGGTGTTAATGTCAAATTCTAA
- a CDS encoding RagB/SusD family nutrient uptake outer membrane protein, with the protein MKRIINTVLIVSTLSVAGFALNSCQDALDITQPGELQEDGVYTSVSNLNEVLNGSIYGQLDPIDEIYFTGVFTDEVKPGFGSGGQEFELHRYFLDPATAVVGGGTVSTGSSDGIWLNNYRVINRVNRLLEGAKNVTPTSPAEQATYNGILAQARAIRAFCYVQLETYFSTNMKDANALGVILLKDVPATDAKLPRSKNQDVYDFINADLDYARGILSYNTSAASRYSVSKGFVNALSARFNLYRGNNALAKQYAKDVIDNSGLALTEANPAQPAGDNPPAIGSAAWNSAFYATASSFNPYRNLWNDSSRGEIIFSLNRLPLGAGQTIGSRWNTNQSNINGVPMWVWGRNLYNLFQNIPGDIRKYTYVDPSSEPNPNYQDPNQDPLDDAIIIDKYPGKTSTATRNDLKVFRLSEMYFILAEAETAEGNLSVAHDLIQKVRVARNYAGTATTPAYSSAQFAYADILKERRIELALEGHRYIDLKRLATIAGVTMDRNAIDDTVPVTNLPNNSYKYTLPIPVKETSANPNAQQNPGY; encoded by the coding sequence ATGAAAAGAATTATAAATACAGTTTTAATTGTGTCAACTTTATCAGTAGCAGGATTTGCTTTGAACAGTTGTCAGGATGCGCTTGATATAACACAGCCTGGAGAATTACAGGAGGATGGAGTTTATACAAGTGTTTCAAACTTAAATGAAGTTTTAAATGGGTCTATTTATGGACAGCTAGATCCAATTGACGAAATATATTTTACAGGTGTATTTACTGACGAAGTAAAGCCTGGTTTTGGAAGTGGAGGTCAGGAGTTTGAATTGCACAGGTACTTTCTAGATCCAGCTACGGCTGTTGTTGGAGGGGGTACAGTAAGTACTGGTTCAAGTGATGGGATCTGGTTGAATAACTATAGAGTTATTAATAGAGTAAACAGATTGTTGGAAGGTGCAAAAAATGTGACGCCAACTTCTCCTGCAGAACAGGCAACGTATAACGGTATCCTTGCTCAGGCAAGAGCAATCAGAGCTTTCTGTTATGTTCAGTTGGAAACTTATTTTTCAACGAATATGAAAGATGCTAATGCTTTAGGAGTTATTTTGTTGAAAGATGTACCTGCTACTGATGCGAAATTACCAAGGTCTAAAAATCAGGATGTGTATGATTTTATCAATGCTGATTTAGATTATGCAAGAGGAATATTATCATATAATACTTCTGCTGCTTCAAGGTATTCTGTAAGTAAAGGATTTGTAAATGCGCTTTCTGCTCGTTTCAATTTATACAGGGGGAATAATGCTTTGGCAAAACAATATGCTAAAGATGTAATTGATAACTCAGGTTTAGCTCTTACTGAGGCTAATCCGGCTCAACCTGCAGGTGATAATCCTCCTGCAATTGGATCTGCTGCATGGAATTCTGCATTTTATGCTACTGCGTCTTCTTTTAACCCGTATAGAAACCTATGGAATGATTCTTCAAGAGGTGAAATTATATTCTCACTTAACAGACTTCCATTAGGAGCTGGTCAAACTATTGGATCAAGATGGAATACGAATCAATCTAATATAAATGGAGTGCCAATGTGGGTTTGGGGAAGAAATTTATATAATTTATTCCAGAATATTCCAGGAGATATAAGAAAATACACTTATGTAGATCCAAGTTCAGAGCCGAATCCGAACTACCAAGATCCAAATCAGGATCCTTTAGATGATGCTATAATTATTGATAAATACCCAGGTAAAACGAGTACGGCTACAAGAAATGACCTTAAAGTATTCAGATTGTCTGAAATGTATTTTATCTTAGCTGAGGCTGAAACTGCTGAGGGTAACCTTTCAGTAGCTCACGATTTAATTCAGAAAGTAAGAGTTGCAAGAAATTATGCGGGAACTGCAACAACCCCTGCTTATTCAAGTGCACAATTTGCATACGCTGATATTTTAAAAGAGCGTAGAATAGAGTTGGCTTTAGAAGGTCACCGTTATATCGACTTGAAAAGACTTGCGACAATTGCAGGTGTAACTATGGATAGAAATGCTATTGATGATACGGTTCCGGTTACCAACCTTCCGAATAATAGCTATAAGTATACCTTACCTATTCCAGTTAAGGAGACTTCTGCAAATCCAAATGCTCAGCAAAACCCTGGTTATTAA
- a CDS encoding SusC/RagA family TonB-linked outer membrane protein produces the protein MNVKLRVLTAGVLFFTGQAVFAQKKTKDTTNRETKIEEVVVLGYSKTSTKAKSTTSSVTVGAETLENRPNISVLNSIQGTAPGIVVNSASGSPGSGKFNILIRGMSSLNGSTDPLYVVDGVITSGSQFRNLNSYDIETFSILKDAQATAIYGNRAANGVVVITTKGGRFNSGLRVSYDALTSFSTMPKPDYNMSSGRQMLQVQKNLKSGFGNTLTQDQIDNWGINTDWTKQFTQVGISQQHNLAITGGGENINNYLSLGYLDSEGTVKSTDFKRFTLRNNLNGKSKDGKLTFGSIIGLGYSKRNQLDDETNTGIAGNVLQNPLFGGVLSPSYVAPSPYSNGQQLFNAIGQNSAGNRAYILQDNINGGIRNRFTELSISANANVNYKLTDWLSVGNRTGIEYKEYERIFARSPLGYLAISVATGQGAKYGGFEQFTTTQDLTFNNITNITFNKTFGDHTISAAAYMDYIKAHVMTNQQQQNGLNPLQWSFGAGTGYIPFNPDTPNIYRPTVSASKVTAGTLAYFGTLDYDYKDKYGVSGVVRRDGSYRFLPTNRWETFWSAAARWNIDKEDFMADSGFRLLKLRASIGTTGNQNLGIALNNQNPLALLPNNFLDLYSGISGYQNLLGYNFVNLSNPYLRWEQVKQTNVGVDFNFKGIIEGSLDYYQKRTTRMFNDLQRSAVTGTYSIRGNDGVLDNKGVEGLIRYNAIKTENTKLSIFVNGAYNSNKIVSMSNEDLSDDIVNAIGGPASQYHLYQYVGVNSANGNMLFLDKNGNTTETPTSADRRLTGKSPYAKFTGGFGFNFQHKGWFLDTLFSFQQGGYIYDNLYSWVMNPNYALNNINVSSDLLNAWTPQNTGTDIPALRAANAGLDGSSDRFLYKSDFIRLKNVSLGYSFTKEQLGKLPVRGIKLFVQAENLYTWSDWKGFDPEPVTNYSLNVYPNPRTVSVGVNVDF, from the coding sequence ATGAATGTGAAATTGCGTGTATTAACAGCTGGTGTTTTGTTTTTTACAGGACAGGCTGTGTTTGCTCAGAAAAAAACAAAGGATACTACTAATCGAGAAACTAAAATCGAGGAAGTAGTAGTCTTGGGGTATAGTAAGACTTCTACAAAAGCTAAGTCTACAACCTCATCAGTAACTGTAGGGGCAGAAACATTGGAGAATAGACCCAATATTTCTGTTTTGAACTCAATCCAGGGTACTGCTCCAGGTATCGTTGTTAACTCAGCGTCTGGTTCTCCTGGTTCAGGAAAATTCAATATTTTGATTAGAGGGATGAGCTCATTAAATGGTTCTACAGACCCATTATATGTAGTAGATGGTGTTATCACTTCTGGTTCTCAATTCAGAAACCTTAACTCTTACGATATTGAAACTTTCAGTATTTTGAAAGATGCACAAGCGACTGCGATCTATGGTAACAGAGCTGCGAATGGAGTTGTTGTTATTACAACAAAAGGAGGTAGATTCAATTCTGGATTAAGAGTGTCTTATGATGCTTTAACGTCGTTCTCTACAATGCCTAAGCCTGACTATAATATGTCTAGCGGAAGACAGATGTTACAAGTTCAAAAGAACTTGAAGAGTGGTTTTGGAAATACCCTGACACAAGATCAGATTGATAATTGGGGTATAAATACAGACTGGACTAAACAATTTACTCAGGTTGGTATTTCTCAACAACATAATTTAGCTATTACTGGTGGAGGGGAAAATATTAATAACTATTTGTCTTTAGGATATTTAGATAGTGAAGGGACTGTGAAGTCTACTGATTTTAAAAGATTTACACTAAGAAATAACTTAAACGGAAAATCTAAAGATGGTAAATTAACGTTCGGTTCTATTATTGGTTTAGGGTATTCTAAAAGAAATCAATTAGATGATGAAACTAATACCGGTATTGCTGGAAACGTATTACAGAATCCATTGTTTGGAGGAGTGCTTTCTCCTTCTTATGTAGCTCCTTCTCCATATTCTAATGGACAGCAGTTGTTTAATGCTATTGGCCAAAATAGTGCTGGAAACAGAGCTTATATTCTTCAGGATAATATCAACGGTGGTATTAGAAACAGGTTCACGGAGCTAAGTATTTCTGCTAATGCTAACGTTAATTATAAGCTAACAGACTGGTTAAGCGTTGGAAATAGAACGGGTATTGAATATAAAGAGTATGAAAGAATCTTTGCTAGATCTCCGCTAGGTTATTTAGCTATTTCTGTAGCTACAGGACAAGGTGCTAAATATGGAGGTTTTGAACAGTTTACTACTACTCAAGATTTGACGTTTAATAATATTACAAATATTACATTTAACAAAACGTTTGGAGATCATACCATTTCAGCAGCAGCTTACATGGATTATATTAAAGCTCATGTAATGACTAACCAGCAGCAGCAAAATGGATTGAATCCTTTACAGTGGTCATTCGGTGCAGGAACAGGGTATATTCCATTTAATCCGGATACACCAAATATCTACAGACCTACGGTAAGTGCTTCAAAAGTGACTGCGGGTACTCTGGCATATTTTGGAACATTGGATTATGATTACAAAGATAAGTATGGAGTAAGTGGAGTTGTAAGAAGAGATGGTTCATATCGTTTCTTGCCTACTAACAGATGGGAAACTTTCTGGTCAGCGGCTGCAAGATGGAATATCGACAAAGAAGATTTCATGGCTGATTCTGGATTCAGATTACTTAAGCTAAGAGCTTCGATTGGTACTACGGGTAATCAAAACTTAGGAATTGCACTTAATAACCAAAACCCATTGGCTTTGCTTCCAAATAACTTCCTTGATTTATATTCCGGTATTTCAGGATATCAGAATTTGTTAGGATATAACTTTGTAAACTTATCAAATCCATATTTAAGATGGGAGCAAGTGAAGCAAACAAACGTAGGAGTTGACTTTAATTTTAAGGGGATAATAGAAGGTAGTTTGGATTATTACCAAAAGAGAACTACAAGAATGTTCAATGATTTGCAAAGATCTGCGGTTACGGGAACGTATTCTATCAGAGGTAATGACGGTGTTCTTGACAATAAAGGGGTTGAAGGTTTAATCCGATATAACGCTATTAAAACAGAGAATACTAAATTATCCATTTTCGTTAACGGAGCATACAATTCCAACAAAATTGTTTCTATGAGTAATGAGGACTTATCAGATGACATCGTTAATGCAATTGGAGGACCTGCTAGCCAATATCACTTGTATCAGTATGTTGGGGTAAATTCAGCGAATGGAAATATGTTATTCCTTGATAAAAATGGAAATACAACAGAAACTCCAACATCAGCAGATAGAAGATTGACAGGTAAGTCTCCTTATGCTAAGTTTACAGGAGGTTTTGGATTTAATTTCCAACATAAAGGATGGTTCTTGGATACTTTATTCTCATTCCAGCAAGGTGGATATATCTATGACAACTTGTATTCTTGGGTGATGAATCCTAACTATGCGCTTAATAATATTAATGTATCTTCGGATTTGTTAAATGCTTGGACGCCACAAAATACAGGAACTGATATTCCTGCATTAAGAGCTGCAAACGCTGGGTTGGATGGATCTTCGGATAGATTTTTATATAAATCAGATTTCATAAGACTTAAGAATGTTTCTTTAGGTTATAGCTTTACGAAAGAGCAGTTAGGTAAATTGCCTGTAAGAGGAATTAAATTATTTGTTCAGGCAGAAAATTTATACACATGGAGCGATTGGAAAGGATTTGATCCAGAACCGGTTACTAACTATTCATTAAATGTATATCCTAACCCTAGGACAGTATCTGTGGGGGTAAATGTTGATTTTTAA